The Haloarcula laminariae genomic sequence GATGCCACTCGAAGACGTGCCGATAATCCAGAAGCGCGTCATCCGGAAGTGCCACCAGGCCGGCGTCCCGGTCATCACGGCGACGGAGATGCTCGACTCGATGGTTCACTCCCGTCGACCCACGCGCGCGGAGGCCTCCGACGTGGCCAACGCCGTGCTGGACGGTACCGACGCCGTGATGCTGTCGGGCGAGACGGCTATCGGTGACCACCCCACCCGCGTCGTCGAGACGATGGACCGCATCGTCCGCGACGTCGAGAGCAGCGAGGAGTACGCCGAGTCGCGGGAACAGCGCATTCCCAAGGCCGGAAACACACGGACCGACGCGCTGGCCCGCTCGGCGCGGTTCCTCGCGCGCGACATCGAGGCCGACGCCGTCGTCGCCGCCTCGGAGTCGGGGTACACGGCGCTGAAGGCCGCGAAGTACCGCCCGTCGATACCTATCGTCGCCTCGACGCCCAGCGAGCGGGTCCGTCGCAAGCTCGCGCTCTCCTGGGGCATCATCCCCGTCACGACCGAGTACACGAACGACGGCGCGGACGCCGTTATTCAAAGCGCTGTCCAGGCCGCCCTCGATACCGACGCCGCGGACGGCGGCGACACCGTCGTCGTCCTCTCGGGGATGATGACCGAACTGGAGGGGATGAACACCGCGAACATGCTGAAGGTCCACGTCGCCGCCGAGACGGTCGCCAGCGGGCGGTCCGTCGTCGAGGGGCTCGTGACCGGCCCAGTCTATCACGTCGGGGACGGCGACATTACCGACGCGCCGGACGGCGCACTGCTCGTCGTGCCCGAGGGGTTCGACGGTGAGTTCTCCGGCGACACCGAGCGTATCGGCGGCATCGTGGATGCCCACGAGGGTATCACGAGCTACGCCGCAATCGTGGCCCGCGAGCTGTCGATACCGATGATCTCCGACGCGGCGCTGCCGGACGCCGAGGACGACGACATCCTCACCCTCGATGCCGAGCGCGGCGTCGTCTACGAGGAATCCACGACCCGCGAACAGCTCCCGGACCGATAATTACCACGAATCTGTGCAGTTAAGTACTCAAAGGGCCACCGTCTGACCAAATGGGCGCATACGCTGGGGTCGACCTCGGTGCGACGCATATCAGGGCTGTCATCGGCGACGCTGACGGGTCAATCGTCGCTTCCCACAAGCGCGATACCCCGCGCGGGCCGACAGGTATCGACGTGACCGAAGCCGTCCTCGACGCCCTCAGGGGCGCGTGCGAGGCCGCCGGCGTCGCGCCGTCGGAGGTCGTCGCGTCCGGCATCGCTTCTTTCGGCCCGCTTGACCTGGCCGGCGGGGCCGTCGAGAACCCCGCGAACCTCCCCGACTCTATCGACCGCATCCCGCTCGTCGGGCCCGTCGAGAACCTTTTCGACACGGAGCGGGTCTACCTCCACAACGACGCCAACGCCGGGGTCATCGGCGAGCGCTACTACGCCGACCGGAACCCCGACGACATGGCGTATCTCACCATCTCCTCGGGTATCGGCGCCGGCGTCGCCGTCGACGGGAAGGTCTTACGCGGCTGGGACGGCAACGCAGGCGAGGTCGGGCATCTCACGATCGACCCACATGGCTTCATGACCTGTGGCTGTGGCCACGACGGCCACTGGGAGGCGTACTGTTCGGGCGAAAACATCCCACACTACGCGACACAGCTCCACCGCGAGGACCCCGTCGAAACCGCCCTCCCTATCGACACGGAGGGCTTTACCGCGGCGGACGTCTTCGAGTACGCCGGCGAGGACGAGTTCGCGACCCACGTCCTGGACCAGATTTCCCACTGGAACGCTATCGGCGTCGCCAACATCGTCCACGCCTACGCGCCGCTTGTCATCTCCATCGGCGGCGCCGTCGCCATCAACAACCCCGACCAGATCATGGACCCGATTCGGGAGCGCCTCGACGACATGGTGATGTCGAACATCCCGGACATCCAGTTGACGAAACACGGTGACGACGTCGTGGTTCGCGGGGCGCTGGCTTCGGCGCTGACCGGCGGGACCGGCGACAAGTCGGCGGCCCGCTAGCCGAGGTCGTAGAGCCGCCGGAACACCGTCGGCGGGAATCTCGGCTCGACGCGGCTGGGCGGTCTACCCTGCCCGCCCTGTGTCGTCGCCTGCACGCGCTCGACGACCCCTGCCTCGGCCATCTCGTACAGGAACCGCTTGACGGTGCCCGGCGACAGGTCGACGTTCTCTGCGCCCCCGATCGCGGCGGTAGTCGCCGTGACGGAGGACCGGTCCTCCGCTTCGAGGTCGACGAGTTCCCGCAGGACCGCCTGCCTGTTCGCGGGCAACGCGAGGACGATGCCGAGCGACACGCAGGGTCTCGGTATCTCCTTGAACGCCGCCGCGATGTCCTCGCCGGTGAGCGAGGACTTACCGGCGTGCTCGGCGTAGTGGGTCGCGATGAACAGCGCGGCCAGGGCGTCGTGTGCGTTCCCGTCGGCCCACGCGGCGATGTCGTTGGCGAGGTCGTGGTCTATCGCCTGCTGGGAGAGGCCGATGGAGGCCCGCGTCATCAACACGTCGACGAGCATCTGCTGTTTGTACGGATCGACGCGGATGGACTCGGCGGTGTATTCGGACAGCTCGGTCTCGGAGGGTCGTCCCCGGCCGATGGCCAGCCAGCTCACGTTGCTCGGCAGGCCGGCAAACAGGTCGACGAGGTCGCTATCGGAGGCGCTCCGGGGTTCGTTGACGTGGTCGACGGCGACGACGACGCCGGTGCGGGACCCGTCCAGTTCCTCGTGGAGACGCGCCCGCAGCGTGTCCGTCCCGATGCCGTGTTCGGGGACCGTCTCCTTGACGAGCGCGTCGAGGACCGCGTGATAGAAGGCGAACTCGCTCGTGGTCTGTCTGGTGTCCAGATAGACGAACGAGGGCGAGGCCAGCGACTGTGCACGCGTCGTCGTGTGGATTATCGTCCGCGTCTCGGTCGGGAGCTGGTCGAGCTGTCTGAAAAGCGCCGTAACCACGGCGCTCTTCCCGACCCCGCTGGGCCCGTACAGATACGCGTTGGCTGGCAGCTTCCCGTCGAAAACCGGGTCCAGATGGTCGAGCAACCGCTCGAGCAGCGGACCCCTGTCGGCCGGCTCGTCGATGTGTGTCACCGGCGACAGCGGCTCGTAGTCCTGAACCAAGCGCGGCTCGCCGTCGTGTTGCTGGCGTCGCTTGATTCTGTCTTCTATGTCCATTGTGCTACAGAGCTTTCGGGCTACGGGGTTCGTACAAAAATGAAAGTTCGATGGGTCCCGTTTAGAAGGGGACGAACAGCGCTCGTTGCGTGACACCGGCGAGGGCCAGGATGCCGATGATGAGCGTACAGACGAAGATTGCGAACGCCGGCGGGTCGACGTGGGTGTCACCGTGTGCGTAGAACACACGCTGGCCGGCCTCACCGACAAGGGCACCGAGGACACCGAAGACGCCGCCCATGACGAGCGCGACGAGCTGGGCCGACCCGGTCGGGTCAGCCACGAACGCGGCCGCACCGGCGCTGCCGGGCAGGGTCATGTGGTGGGTGACCGGAATCTTCTCGACGCCGAGGTTGAGGAACGTCAGCGTCGCCGCGGAGATACCGAACCCGAGGAACATGCTCCCGGTCGTGATGACCAGGAAGCCACCGAGCAGACCGGCGACGAGGCCGATCATAGCGACGTGGGCCCACTTGTACTGGTGGGGGAGCCACGGCTCGACGGCCGGGCGCATGACTTCCTCGCCGCCGTCGGCGGCGACCTCTTCGCCGTTCTCGAACGGCGTCATGTCGAAGTAGCCGCTGCCGCCGGGCGAACCGAACAGCGAGTAGCCAAAGACCACTCGGTGAACGAGCGCCGAGAAGAACACCGTAAAGGCGATCGTGTCGAAGCCGACCGGCGAGAACGTCGCGAGGACGTTGTTACAGAGCGCGCCGAAGATACCGAAGGCACCACCGACGGCGAGGACGTCCGGGCGCGTACCGAGCGCGTAGGCGATGTCCTTCCCGGGGTGGTATTCGCCGTCACCCTGTGGGTACATGGCGCCTTCCTTCTTCGCGGCGTAGGCGGCCGCGGCCGCACCGCCGGCGAAGGCGATGTGCGGACCGAAGACCGGACCGAAGCCGACGAGGTTGGTCAGCCCGGACGAGCCGAGTTCGGCCGCTGAGCCTTCGCTGACGACACTGACGAGGTTGGCCGCTTCACCGGCGATGACTGCGAAGCCGGTGAAACAGAACGCCGGCAGCGCGCCGACAGCCGCACCGAACGCGCCGCCTGCGAAGGCCGCGATCAGCCAGTAGACGAGAGCTACCGGCGTTTCGAAGCCGAGTTGGAGTGCAACTGGGTCGACCATACGTTATTCCTCCTGTGCCCAGTCGAGCGAGCGCTCGACGGCGTCGTCCCAGCGGCTGTAGAGCTTGTCGGCCTCGCTCGGGTCCATCTCGGGGCTGAACTCGCGGTCGATCTGCCAGTTGTCGCGCAGCTCGTCGACGGTGTCCCAGTAGCCGACGGCCAGGCCGGCCGCGTAGGCCGAACCGAGCGCCGTCGTCTCGTCGACTTCCGGTCGCGCGATGTCCGTCTGGATGATGTCGGACTGGAGCTGACAGAGGAAGTTGTTCTTGACCGCACCACCGTCGACACGGAGGCTGGTCGTCTCGACGCCCGAGTCCTCTTCCATCGCCTCACCGATGTCGCGGGTCTGGTAGGCGATGGATTCCAGCGTCGCACGCACGATGTGCTCTTTCCGGGTACCACGGGTCATCCCGACGATGGTCCCGCGGGCTCGGCCGTCCCAGTGTGGGGCGCCCAGGCCCGTGAAGGCCGGCACCATGTAGACGCCGTCGGTCGAGTCGACCGAGCGGGCCAGTTCCGCAGTCTGGGCGGCGTTGTTGATCAGGTCCACGTCTTCGAGCCACTCGATTGCGGCGCCCGTGACGAAGATGGAGCCCTCCAGCGCGTACTGGACCGGCTCGCCGGACATCTGGAAGCCGATGGTCGTCAGGAGGCCGTTCTCGGACGCGACGGCGTCGGTCCCGGTGTTCATCAGGTAGAACGAACCAGTACCGTAGGTGTTCTTGGCGTCACCCTCGTCGAAACAGGTCTGGCCGAACAGCGCGGCCTGCTGGTCGCCCAGCGCGCCCGCGACGGGCACTTCGGCGCCCAGGAAGCCGTCCGGGTCCGTCGAGCCGTAGGTGTTCTCGTCGGAGGACGGGCGGACTTCGGGCACCATCTCCTTGGGTACGTTGAACTCGTCGAGGAGCTCGTCGTCCCATTCGAGGTCGCGGATGTTGTACAGCATCGTCCGCGAGGCGTTGGACACGTCAGTGATGTGGTTGCCGGTGAGGTTGTAGATAACCCACGTGTCGATGGTCCCCATGAGGAGCTCGCCGTTCTCCGCGCGGTCGCGAACGTCCTCGCCGCGGGAGGCTTCCATCTTCAGGGGCTCGGCGTTGTCGAGAATCCACTCGGTCTTGGTCGCCGAGAAGTACGCGTCACATTCCAGGCC encodes the following:
- the pyk gene encoding pyruvate kinase, with the translated sequence MRSAKIVCTLGPASESVEQIESLARAGMSVARLNASHGSAEHRRTMIDRIKEVDERVDTPVASMLDMPGPEVRTAPIEEPIELTAGSTVRFVVGTDATPEEVGLSQSISSAKPGDRVLLDDGRIETTVESVDGETVVAHVENGGELASRKGVNVPGVDLDLSTITENDRREIEVAAEKEPDFVAASFVRDGDAIYEINEALEEKGVDIPIIAKIERAGAVENIDSIIDAAYGIMVARGDLGVEMPLEDVPIIQKRVIRKCHQAGVPVITATEMLDSMVHSRRPTRAEASDVANAVLDGTDAVMLSGETAIGDHPTRVVETMDRIVRDVESSEEYAESREQRIPKAGNTRTDALARSARFLARDIEADAVVAASESGYTALKAAKYRPSIPIVASTPSERVRRKLALSWGIIPVTTEYTNDGADAVIQSAVQAALDTDAADGGDTVVVLSGMMTELEGMNTANMLKVHVAAETVASGRSVVEGLVTGPVYHVGDGDITDAPDGALLVVPEGFDGEFSGDTERIGGIVDAHEGITSYAAIVARELSIPMISDAALPDAEDDDILTLDAERGVVYEESTTREQLPDR
- a CDS encoding ROK family protein, which encodes MGAYAGVDLGATHIRAVIGDADGSIVASHKRDTPRGPTGIDVTEAVLDALRGACEAAGVAPSEVVASGIASFGPLDLAGGAVENPANLPDSIDRIPLVGPVENLFDTERVYLHNDANAGVIGERYYADRNPDDMAYLTISSGIGAGVAVDGKVLRGWDGNAGEVGHLTIDPHGFMTCGCGHDGHWEAYCSGENIPHYATQLHREDPVETALPIDTEGFTAADVFEYAGEDEFATHVLDQISHWNAIGVANIVHAYAPLVISIGGAVAINNPDQIMDPIRERLDDMVMSNIPDIQLTKHGDDVVVRGALASALTGGTGDKSAAR
- a CDS encoding Cdc6/Cdc18 family protein; the protein is MDIEDRIKRRQQHDGEPRLVQDYEPLSPVTHIDEPADRGPLLERLLDHLDPVFDGKLPANAYLYGPSGVGKSAVVTALFRQLDQLPTETRTIIHTTTRAQSLASPSFVYLDTRQTTSEFAFYHAVLDALVKETVPEHGIGTDTLRARLHEELDGSRTGVVVAVDHVNEPRSASDSDLVDLFAGLPSNVSWLAIGRGRPSETELSEYTAESIRVDPYKQQMLVDVLMTRASIGLSQQAIDHDLANDIAAWADGNAHDALAALFIATHYAEHAGKSSLTGEDIAAAFKEIPRPCVSLGIVLALPANRQAVLRELVDLEAEDRSSVTATTAAIGGAENVDLSPGTVKRFLYEMAEAGVVERVQATTQGGQGRPPSRVEPRFPPTVFRRLYDLG
- the glpK gene encoding glycerol kinase GlpK; this translates as MADTYVGAIDQGTTGTRFMVFDHSGQVVANAYEKHEQIYPEPGWVEHDPMEIWENTKDVVTTGLDEADLDPEQLEALGITNQRETTIVWDKETGKPVHNALVWQDRRTTDRVEEIQEEDKVEWIREKTGLECDAYFSATKTEWILDNAEPLKMEASRGEDVRDRAENGELLMGTIDTWVIYNLTGNHITDVSNASRTMLYNIRDLEWDDELLDEFNVPKEMVPEVRPSSDENTYGSTDPDGFLGAEVPVAGALGDQQAALFGQTCFDEGDAKNTYGTGSFYLMNTGTDAVASENGLLTTIGFQMSGEPVQYALEGSIFVTGAAIEWLEDVDLINNAAQTAELARSVDSTDGVYMVPAFTGLGAPHWDGRARGTIVGMTRGTRKEHIVRATLESIAYQTRDIGEAMEEDSGVETTSLRVDGGAVKNNFLCQLQSDIIQTDIARPEVDETTALGSAYAAGLAVGYWDTVDELRDNWQIDREFSPEMDPSEADKLYSRWDDAVERSLDWAQEE